In one Myxocyprinus asiaticus isolate MX2 ecotype Aquarium Trade chromosome 1, UBuf_Myxa_2, whole genome shotgun sequence genomic region, the following are encoded:
- the LOC127440746 gene encoding rab9 effector protein with kelch motifs-like isoform X1, with the protein MEDFGVYAVFGVDEPPRHILSCRDGFHRSVEVQPCVQQIVLFTRGDWGKRDSVSVELADERNVPIIMGKLTPFNKCLSWDACEDGVWSSGATLTVKLHGGISDLLDPLLILSQMECTPECNPTVSVTLPGKRKRSPGEEEEDEMDEGRGKENICPNAAEKATPHRRGKNNPRGGQTRLFSPKEEQVVASVSQSHKVKGKQAKTSSQAVPLGKPSGRWGQTVCLIDPQTAILIGGQGAKMQFCKDPIWKLCTEDLSWVPAETLAEGLTPEARIGHTATYDPESKRIFVFGGSKHKKWFNDVHILDTQSWHWTLVEAQGKVPPLAYHSCSMFRGELFVFGGVFPRPHPEPDGCSDSIYIFNPEMAIWYQPIVNGEKPAPRSGHSACVMQGRIFVFGGWDTPVCFNDMFMLDLGLMEFSAMKTSGTAPSPRSWHGCAVLSDHSFLVHGGYNGNNALSDAFIFNTDTSSWSSLTLPQLNSVPRTGHSIITMPTTYKKVSRDEQEVFSESSPQTLLVFGGGDNEGSFFSDLISTPVKELRLD; encoded by the exons ATGGAGGACTTTGGCGTCTATGCAGTATTTGGAGTAGATGAGCCACCACGGCATATTCTGAG CTGTCGAGATGGGTTTCACAGGTCAGTTGAGGTCCAGCCTTGTGTCCAGCAGATTGTTCTGTTCACCAGAGGAGACTGGGGAAAGAGAGACTCTGTTTCAGTAGAACTTGCTGATGAGAGGAATGTCCCCATTATTATGGGAAAACTAACACCATTCAATAA ATGTCTGTCATGGGATGCCTGTGAAGATGGTGTCTGGTCCAGTGGAGCAACCTTAACTGTCAAACTCCATGGG gGCATTAGTGATTTGTTGGATCCATTGCTGATTCTGTCACAGATGGAATGCACTCCTGAG TGCAACCCCACAGTCTCAGTAACACTCCCAGGCAAGAGGAAGAGGTCACcaggagaggaggaggaagatgagATGGATGAAGGTCGAGGAAAGGAAAACATTTGCCCTAACGCTGCTGAAAAAGCAACACCTCACAGACGGGGAAAGAACAATCCCAGAGGAGGACAAACACGTCTGTTCTCTCCAAAAGAGGAGCAAGTGGTTGCCTCTGTCTCTCAGAGCCATAAAGTTAAAGGGAAGCAGGCCAAAACTTCCTCACAGGCTG TACCATTAGGCAAGCCATCAGGCCGTTGGGGTCAGACTGTCTGTCTCATTGATCCTCAGACAGCCATTTTGATCGGAGGTCAAGGCGCTAAAATGCAGTTCTGCAAAGATCCCATCTGGAAATTGTGCACGG AGGATCTGTCCTGGGTACCTGCAGAAACCCTGGCGGAAGGACTCACCCCCGAGGCCCGCATTGGGCACACAGCAACCTATGACCCAGAATCCAAgcgtatttttgtttttggtggcTCGAAGCATAAGAAATGGTTCAATGATGTTCACATCCTAGATACACAAAGCTGGCACTGGACTTTGGTGGAG GCACAGGGTAAGGTGCCTCCGCTGGCCTACCACAGCTGCAGTATGTTCCGGGGAGAGCTCTTTGTGTTTGGGGGAGTGTTTCCTCGCCCCCATCCAGAGCCAGATGGCTGCAGTGACTCCATCTACATCTTTAACCCTGAAATGGCCATCTGGTATCAACCAATTGTCAATGGCGAAAAGCCTGCTCCACGCTCTGG TCACTCGGCATGTGTGATGCAGGGGAGGATTTTTGTGTTTGGAGGATGGGACACCCCTGTCTGCTTCAATGACATGTTCATGCTAGACCTTG GCTTGATGGAGTTTTCTGCCATGAAGACAAGTGGAACAGCCCCCTCTCCCAGAAG CTGGCATGGCTGTGCTGTTCTCTCAGACCACAGTTTCCTGGTCCATGGGGGCTACAATGGGAACAACGCACTGAGTGATGCATTCATCTTCAACACAG ACACTAGTAGCTGGTCTTCTCTGACTCTGCCCCAGCTGAATTCTGTACCCCGAACTGGACATTCTATCATTACCATGCCAACCACATACAAAAAG gtatCTAGAGATGAGCAGGAGGTCTTTTCAGAGTCTTCCCCACAGACACTGCTGGTTTTTGGTGGAGGTGACAATGAAGGGAGCTTTTTCTCAGACCTTATTTCAACACCGGTGAAGGAGCTAAGACTAGACTAA
- the LOC127440746 gene encoding RING finger protein B-like isoform X2, which translates to MGKLTPFNKCLSWDACEDGVWSSGATLTVKLHGGISDLLDPLLILSQMECTPECNPTVSVTLPGKRKRSPGEEEEDEMDEGRGKENICPNAAEKATPHRRGKNNPRGGQTRLFSPKEEQVVASVSQSHKVKGKQAKTSSQAVPLGKPSGRWGQTVCLIDPQTAILIGGQGAKMQFCKDPIWKLCTEDLSWVPAETLAEGLTPEARIGHTATYDPESKRIFVFGGSKHKKWFNDVHILDTQSWHWTLVEAQGKVPPLAYHSCSMFRGELFVFGGVFPRPHPEPDGCSDSIYIFNPEMAIWYQPIVNGEKPAPRSGHSACVMQGRIFVFGGWDTPVCFNDMFMLDLGLMEFSAMKTSGTAPSPRSWHGCAVLSDHSFLVHGGYNGNNALSDAFIFNTDTSSWSSLTLPQLNSVPRTGHSIITMPTTYKKVSRDEQEVFSESSPQTLLVFGGGDNEGSFFSDLISTPVKELRLD; encoded by the exons ATGGGAAAACTAACACCATTCAATAA ATGTCTGTCATGGGATGCCTGTGAAGATGGTGTCTGGTCCAGTGGAGCAACCTTAACTGTCAAACTCCATGGG gGCATTAGTGATTTGTTGGATCCATTGCTGATTCTGTCACAGATGGAATGCACTCCTGAG TGCAACCCCACAGTCTCAGTAACACTCCCAGGCAAGAGGAAGAGGTCACcaggagaggaggaggaagatgagATGGATGAAGGTCGAGGAAAGGAAAACATTTGCCCTAACGCTGCTGAAAAAGCAACACCTCACAGACGGGGAAAGAACAATCCCAGAGGAGGACAAACACGTCTGTTCTCTCCAAAAGAGGAGCAAGTGGTTGCCTCTGTCTCTCAGAGCCATAAAGTTAAAGGGAAGCAGGCCAAAACTTCCTCACAGGCTG TACCATTAGGCAAGCCATCAGGCCGTTGGGGTCAGACTGTCTGTCTCATTGATCCTCAGACAGCCATTTTGATCGGAGGTCAAGGCGCTAAAATGCAGTTCTGCAAAGATCCCATCTGGAAATTGTGCACGG AGGATCTGTCCTGGGTACCTGCAGAAACCCTGGCGGAAGGACTCACCCCCGAGGCCCGCATTGGGCACACAGCAACCTATGACCCAGAATCCAAgcgtatttttgtttttggtggcTCGAAGCATAAGAAATGGTTCAATGATGTTCACATCCTAGATACACAAAGCTGGCACTGGACTTTGGTGGAG GCACAGGGTAAGGTGCCTCCGCTGGCCTACCACAGCTGCAGTATGTTCCGGGGAGAGCTCTTTGTGTTTGGGGGAGTGTTTCCTCGCCCCCATCCAGAGCCAGATGGCTGCAGTGACTCCATCTACATCTTTAACCCTGAAATGGCCATCTGGTATCAACCAATTGTCAATGGCGAAAAGCCTGCTCCACGCTCTGG TCACTCGGCATGTGTGATGCAGGGGAGGATTTTTGTGTTTGGAGGATGGGACACCCCTGTCTGCTTCAATGACATGTTCATGCTAGACCTTG GCTTGATGGAGTTTTCTGCCATGAAGACAAGTGGAACAGCCCCCTCTCCCAGAAG CTGGCATGGCTGTGCTGTTCTCTCAGACCACAGTTTCCTGGTCCATGGGGGCTACAATGGGAACAACGCACTGAGTGATGCATTCATCTTCAACACAG ACACTAGTAGCTGGTCTTCTCTGACTCTGCCCCAGCTGAATTCTGTACCCCGAACTGGACATTCTATCATTACCATGCCAACCACATACAAAAAG gtatCTAGAGATGAGCAGGAGGTCTTTTCAGAGTCTTCCCCACAGACACTGCTGGTTTTTGGTGGAGGTGACAATGAAGGGAGCTTTTTCTCAGACCTTATTTCAACACCGGTGAAGGAGCTAAGACTAGACTAA